The proteins below come from a single Spirochaetota bacterium genomic window:
- a CDS encoding iron-sulfur cluster assembly accessory protein: protein MITLTEAAASVIKKILEENNIKDVFLRFSVMTGGCGCSGQKYGLSIDDKKNSDDLIFETNGVKIIVDPVSYEEAKGSTIDYVKDEVFGEGFKVVNPKDQCGCGDDSCGCN, encoded by the coding sequence ATGATAACTCTTACAGAAGCAGCAGCTAGTGTCATAAAAAAGATACTTGAAGAAAATAATATAAAGGATGTCTTTTTGAGATTTTCAGTCATGACAGGAGGATGTGGTTGTTCGGGACAAAAATACGGACTCTCTATAGACGACAAGAAAAACTCTGATGACCTAATCTTTGAAACTAACGGAGTTAAGATAATAGTTGACCCTGTAAGCTACGAAGAGGCTAAAGGATCTACTATTGATTATGTAAAAGATGAAGTGTTTGGGGAAGGGTTTAAGGTTGTAAACCCTAAAGATCAATGTGGATGTGGTGATGATAGTTGTGGATGTAACTAA
- a CDS encoding O-acetylhomoserine aminocarboxypropyltransferase/cysteine synthase: MKENARVETILLHGGQEPDPTTGSRAVPIYQTTSYVFRDMDHAARLFALEEPGNIYTRIMNPTTDVFERRMALLEGGVGALALSSGQAAITYAILTIAKPGDEIISSKSLYGGTYNLFNWTFRRLGIKVHFVDASDPKNFEEKINDKTKAVFLESIGNPRLDVPDIEEISKIAHKHGVPVIVDNTVPTGYLLRPFDYGADISVYSATKFIGGHGTSIGGVIVDSGRFNWDNGRFPEFTEPDPSYHGLKYSDLGPVAFIIKVRVQLLRDVGACISPFNSFLFLQGLETLHLRMERHSQNALAVAKYLEKHKKVSWVSYPLLESHPSYKNAKKYLPKGASALVTVGIPGGVEKIKTFVNSLKLLSHLANIGDAKSLVIYPYLTTHQQLSEKEKEEAGATADLVRFSIGIENVDDIIEDIDQALSKI; encoded by the coding sequence ATGAAAGAGAATGCTAGGGTTGAAACGATACTCCTACATGGGGGACAAGAGCCAGATCCAACAACAGGATCCAGAGCGGTACCGATATATCAAACTACATCTTACGTCTTTAGGGATATGGATCACGCAGCAAGACTTTTTGCTCTTGAAGAACCAGGAAACATATACACTAGAATTATGAACCCAACTACTGATGTCTTTGAGAGACGAATGGCTTTACTTGAAGGTGGAGTTGGTGCTCTCGCTCTCTCATCAGGACAAGCAGCAATAACTTACGCAATACTAACGATTGCTAAACCTGGTGATGAGATAATAAGCTCAAAGAGTCTGTATGGCGGAACATACAACCTTTTTAATTGGACATTCAGAAGACTTGGTATAAAAGTTCATTTCGTTGATGCTTCTGACCCAAAGAACTTTGAAGAAAAGATAAATGACAAAACAAAGGCAGTATTTCTTGAATCTATAGGTAATCCTAGACTAGATGTTCCAGACATTGAGGAGATATCAAAGATTGCCCATAAGCATGGAGTTCCCGTAATTGTGGATAATACGGTTCCAACAGGTTATCTGCTAAGACCTTTTGATTATGGTGCAGACATATCTGTGTATTCAGCCACCAAGTTCATAGGAGGACACGGAACATCAATAGGAGGTGTTATCGTTGATTCAGGTAGATTTAATTGGGATAATGGAAGATTTCCAGAGTTTACAGAGCCTGATCCAAGCTATCACGGACTTAAATATTCAGACTTAGGTCCTGTTGCTTTCATAATCAAGGTTAGAGTTCAACTACTGAGGGATGTAGGTGCTTGTATTAGTCCTTTTAATTCTTTTCTTTTTTTACAAGGACTTGAAACACTTCACTTGAGAATGGAAAGGCATTCCCAAAATGCTCTTGCAGTAGCAAAATACCTTGAAAAACACAAGAAAGTTAGTTGGGTTAGTTATCCTCTTCTTGAGTCTCACCCCTCCTACAAGAATGCCAAAAAATATCTACCTAAAGGTGCAAGTGCACTTGTGACAGTAGGAATACCAGGTGGCGTTGAAAAAATAAAAACTTTCGTAAATTCACTCAAACTTCTATCTCACCTTGCAAATATAGGTGATGCAAAATCTCTAGTAATCTATCCATACCTCACAACACATCAGCAACTGTCAGAAAAAGAGAAAGAAGAAGCAGGAGCAACGGCAGACCTTGTAAGGTTCTCAATAGGAATTGAGAATGTTGACGACATAATTGAGGACATAGATCAAGCTTTAAGTAAAATATAA